GGCGTTTTCGGCAATGCGCAGCGCCAGCTCCACGGCCTTGTCCAGCGCATGCCCTTCGGGCACCAGATATTGCGACAGACCGATGCGCTCCCCCTCTTCGGCCTTGTACACACGGCCCGTGAACATCATGTCGGCCATACGCGCGGCTCCGATCAGGCGCGGGATGCGCACCGAGCCGCCACCGCCGACGAAAATGCCGCGCGAACCTTCGGGCAAGGCATAGAAGGTACTGCTGTCGGCCACACGGATATGGCAGGCGCTGGCCAGCTCCAGGCCGCCCCCCACCACGGCACCATGCAGGGCGGCGACAACGGGCACCGCGCCGAACTGCACCTGGCGCAGCGCCTCATGCCACATGCGTGAGTGCAGAACGCCCTGGGCCGCATCGCGTTCGCTGAGCTCGCTCAGGTCCAGGCCGGCGCAGAAA
This region of Comamonas thiooxydans genomic DNA includes:
- a CDS encoding crotonase/enoyl-CoA hydratase family protein; translation: MTHKEIAVEFRGEAEQVAVIRLMRAAKRNALSDGLVMGLRDVFMNLPASVRAAVVDGDGPHFCAGLDLSELSERDAAQGVLHSRMWHEALRQVQFGAVPVVAALHGAVVGGGLELASACHIRVADSSTFYALPEGSRGIFVGGGGSVRIPRLIGAARMADMMFTGRVYKAEEGERIGLSQYLVPEGHALDKAVELALRIAENAPMTNYALMHALPRIADQPADQGLMTEALMAAVAQSAPEAKFRLQEFLSGRAAKVSKD